The Pseudoalteromonas carrageenovora IAM 12662 DNA window GTACGCACCGATGAGCAAAGCGCTAAAGTTGTTGCTAACCAAATCATCGAGAAATTAGATTTTTAAAAACCAATAATAAAGGAAATAACAAAGCATGCTTGAATTAACTGTTAATTTGGACGAGCGAAGTTATCCTATTTTTATTGGTCAATCTGCACTTCAAGATAATGGCCGCCTTGTTCACCACATTGGTGATTGTCGGCCTATCATCATCACTAACGACACCGTAGCGCCTTTATATTTACAAGGTTTGCTTGATTCGTTAGCTGAACTGAACCCTCTTTCTTTTATCATTCCTGACGGTGAACAATATAAGTCGTTAGAATGGTTTGAAAAAATATCTGCTTTTTTACTGCAAAATAACTGCGGTCGAGACACCTGCTTAATTGCATTAGGTGGCGGCGTTATTGGCGATTTAACCGGCTTTGTTGCTGCGTGTTATCAACGTGGTGTGCCATTTATACAAATTCCAACCACTGTATTATCGCAAGTCGATTCATCAGTAGGCGGAAAAACAGCAGTAAATCATCCATTAGGTAAAAATATGATTGGGGCTTTTTATCAGCCACAAGCTGTTTTTATTGATACTAATACATTGCACACTTTACCTATGCGAGAATTTGCCGCAGGCATGGCAGAAGTTATTAAGTATGGATTGATTTATGATACCGAGCTATTTACATATATTGAGCAAAATGCAGCTAATTTAAAGCAATTAGATGAAAAGTGTTTACAGCATATTATTTTTAGATGCTGTGAAATTAAAGCGCTTATAGTTGCTCAAGACGAAAAAGAACATGGTTTACGCGCACTACTTAATTTAGGCCACACATTTGCTCATGCAATAGAGGCTCAAATGGGTTATGGGATATGGTTGCATGGAGAAGCCGTAGCAACAGGAATGGTATTAGCTGCAAAACTTGCACATACTCGTGGTGACTTATCGCAAAGTGAAGTAAACAGAGTAGTAACGTTACTTAAACTTTATGACTTACCTACTGAAACTCCAAACGAAATGACTAGTGAGCAGTTTTTAACGCATATGCGTAAAGACAAAAAGAATAAAAAAGGCACTATACGCTTTATTTTACCTACTCAATTTGGCCAATGTGCACTTGTAGATGATGTGTCTGACGACCAAGTTAGAGCGTTAATCGAACAATAATGCAGGCGCAAATTTTACCAAGCCGTGCGGCTTTGGTGGATAGGATCGCACTGCAATTTGAGTACGGGCAAAATTTAATTGTTTTACTGGGCACATCAGGGCTTGGTAAAAGCTATATGCTTGAAACCTTCATTACCGATAAGTATAACGACTTTAATAAAGCATTTGTGCATATAAGTGCTCAAACAACTGACGCTCAGCTAATGAGTGATTTATTAGAGCAAAGCTTTAACTCCCCGCTAATCGATCATACCTTGAGTCTGTCTGAAAATTATTATCAGTTATTGCAACAGCAACCGTGTGGGCCTTGTTTGTGGGTGCTTGATGGTGGAAGGCAATTATCTGATGAAATGTTAGTTGAGCTTGAGCTACTTTCAAAAAACAGCCCTAATACTCTGTATATTATGATTGCTTCGCAATCTAAACTACCTATCAGTAACGCAGTTGAGATTTACCTAGAAGCATTAACACTTAGAGAAAGTAAGATGTTGATGCAGTGGTACTTTACTGATTTACCTTATGATGAGGACCCTGTATTTAGTACGTTTCTAGCTGAAGCTCATGGTAATCCAAGCTTACTACTTGCTTGGCAACCTAGTGAGCATGTTGCTGAGGTAATTGTTAAGGATAAAGTGTCTTGGCGTTTGCATTTATTGATTTTAATGTTACTGATTATGCTTTTAATAATTGGCTTGCTTTATAAGTCAGATATGACGCAGTGGTGGCAGCAATACTATCAGCAAGCAGAGTCGCAAGTGCTAACCACCGCAATACCTGTAGAGCAAGTTAAAGCAAGTGTCAAAAACGAACAAGTAATAAGTAGCCCTGCACCAGATCAAATAGTACCTGAGCAATCAGTGTCTGCTGAAGTGCACATCAATGATGTCCCCGCTATTATGCAAAGCCTTACTACTGCAAATAAAAGCCTTTTAAATGACACACAGAGCAATGAGGCGAGTAACTTAAATATTAGTGAGTCTAAAACGCCAATAGATGAAAAAGTAAATGCAAAAGAGCAGCCTAAGGTTGATCTAAATAGTAGTTGGTACTCAAAGCAAGCAGATACAAGTTTGGTTATACAACTACTTGCAGTAACTCAGCAAAAAGTAAGTGATGAATTTATTGCTCAACATAATCTGCAAGAGCAAACCCATACTTATCAAACAATACGTAATAATAAAATGTGGTGGGTGGTTACTTTTGGTAACTTTACCAGTTTAAACGAAGCAAAGTCGGCGATGGTCAGTTTGCCTGCTGAGGTTAGAAAAAATAAACCTTTCTATAAAAAAATTAGTAAAATAAAACAAGAAATTGCACTTGTTGATCAGTAAAATACACTACTTTAGTGTAAAATCGCGCAACAGCAGATTGAAGTAAAGAGCCAATGCAACAAAAGAGTAGAGCCTTCCTTAAGTGGGCTGGCGGAAAGTACAGCCTAGTTGAAGATATTAATGCGCGATTAAATAAAGCTAGCAAGCATGCTGATACGCTGGTTGAACCTTTCGTTGGTGCTGGCTCGGTGTTTTTAAATAGTAATTTTAAACATTACATTCTCAACGACATAAATGCTGACTTAATTAACTTATACAAAGAACTAAAAAATTCACCAGATGAGTTTATTAGTGATGCAAAAAAGCTATTTGTTGATTTGAATAACCATGCTGATGCTTATTACGAATACCGAGTACAGTTTAATCAAAGTAGCGATGTATATGAAAGAGCCATGCTTTTTTTATATATGAATCGCCATGGTTACAATGGGCTTTGTAGGTATAACTTAAAAGGTATTTTTAATGTACCGTTTGGTAAATATAAAAAGCCTTACTTTCCTGAAAAAGAAATGTACTTTTTTGCAGAAAAAGCACAAAAAGCTACTTTTACCTGCTTAGGTTACGACGACGTTTTTAAGCTAGTACCCAGTAACTCTGTTATTTATTGCGATCCACCTTATGTGCCATTAAGTAAAACGGCTTCTTTTACGTCGTACGCTAAAGGAGGGTTCAATTTAGATGATCAGGCTAACCTAGCTAATTTGGCAGAACAGGCCGCATTTGAAAATAATACACCGGTTCTTATTTCTAACCACGATACGGTATGGACGCGGAAAATTTATAGCCAAGCATCGCTTGATCAAATTCAAGTAAAGCGGACTATTAGCCCTAAAGGCGGATCACGAAATAAAGTTGACGAGCTGATGGCTATGTATTTAGCACCCAAGCAACCACCGCGTAAATTGCGATAACAAAAACTATAAAAAGCAAAATCGCGATTATAATAATAGAAATAGGGGAGTGTTGTTTAAAGTCAGCTTCGCGTTTGTGTTCTGATTGAACACCAAAAAATGCAGCTAGCACACTTTGAAACGCGCTAATAAGCTGCAACATTATTTAAAATAGAGGTTTTAGCGAAGGGGAGTTTTTAGAATCTTCAGAGCTAGTTAGCAACTCTAGTAAATCTAAATAATGAAACTGAGCGCTGCGGCTATCGCCCGTTAGCCATGAAAACCATGACGAGTCTTCTTCTACTTTTACACACGCTATAGCATTTTGTGTATTAGTGCTTACGGTTTGATGCTGGCAATTATTAACTAAGCTTAAATCTTGCTCAGAGCTTGGTGCAAAACTAAATGCCCCAATAAATAATAACGCCGACGCAATTAAGATCCCTGTTTTAAATGCACGCATAATATTAGCCTAAAATTAGTTACTCCTTTAATAATAACAAAAGCTGTATAAATAACAAACTAATATTTACCTATAATAGCTAAAACCCTTTATTAATAAATACTTATATTATCGACAAAGCTTAAAAATGATTTGTCATTTACTTTGTATTACTTGGGAAACGTCAGCAATTACGTTACATTAAGGCCATACTTAACTGATTGACGGATTACTATGTTAAACCCTGAACAAAAATACTTAATAGCGCCTTCAATTTTATCAGCTGACTTTGCAAAACTGGGTGAGGATGTAGATAAAGTTCTCGCTGCAGGTGCTGATCTAGTGCATTTTGATGTAATGGACAATCATTATGTGCCTAACCTCACTATTGGTCCTATGGTATGTAAAGCACTCAGAGATTACGGAGTAACCGCACCAATTGATGTGCATTTAATGGTGAAGCCTGTAGATAGCATAATCCCTTTATTTGCTGAGGCAGGTGCCTCTATTATTACTTTTCATCCAGAGGCTAGCGAGCATATTGACCGCACAATTCAGTTAATAAAAGATCATGGCTGCAAAGCGGGTTTAGTATTTAACCCTGCAACTAGCTTAAGTTACCTCGACCATGTTATCGATAAACTAGATACAATATTGCTTATGTCGGTTAATCCAGGTTTTGGCGGGCAAAGCTTTATACCTCACACGCTTGAAAAGTTAGCACAAGCTAAGCAGCGTATTAGTGAATCAGGCCGTGATATTCGTTTAGAAGTAGATGGCGGTATTAAGGTTGATAACATAGCAGCAGCGGCAGAGGCAGGAGCCGATATGTTTGTAGCTGGCTCTGCAATCTTTAATCAGCCTGATTACAAAGTAGTGATCGATCAAATGCGTGAGCAGCTAGGAAGTGTAAAGTAATGAAGTATGATGTAGCTTTGTTCGATCTTGATGGCACCTTAGTTGATAGCGTTTACGATTTATACATAGCTATAAATTTAACGCTTAGCGATTTAGCTTTTCCTATTGTTAGCCAAAGCCTTGTAGAGAGCTGGGTAGGAAATGGCGTTGAAACATTAGTAATGCGTGCACTTAGTGGTGATATGCAAATAAGTGTTCATCTTGATGAAGCACTTAGTAATAAAGCCATTACTTTATTTTATCAACATTATGAACAACAGGTTGGCGAGTACAGTGTACTGTACCAGCATGTAGAAACGGGTCTTAGTGCATTACGCGGCATGCCAAAAGCATTGATCACTAATAAAGCGCGTATATTTACCGAAAAACTACTGGATAAGCTTTCTCTTACTAGCCATTTCGAAGTAATTGTATGTGGTGACGATATGGCAAAAAAACCATCACCAGAGCCTCTGTTATTTGCATGTAATAAGTTAAATGTTGAACCCAGCAAAGCTATTATGATTGGCGACTCTAAAAGCGATATACTCGCCGCACATGCCGCTAAAATTGATGTTATTGCTTTAAATTATGGCTACAACCAAGGCGAAAAGCTAAGCGATTTTAATCCACAGTACCTATGCGATAACTTCTTAGATATAATACCAACACTTACACAGCATTAAAATTTTTAATTAACTAAACACTAAAGGAAAATCATGAGTAAACCAGTAGTTTTAAGCGGCATTCAGCCAACCGGTGGTATGACAATAGGCAACTATGTTGGCGCTATTAACCAGTGGCTAAAGCTACAGGAAGACCACGAAAGTTTCTTTATGCTTGTTGATTTACACGCTATTACGGTGCGCCAAGAGCCAGAGTTGCTTCGCTCTCGTGTGCTAGACGGTATAGCTTTATATGCGGCATGCGGTATTGACCCTGAAAAGTCTGCGCTTTTTGTGCAATCACAAGTGCCAGAGCATGCACAGCTAGCATGGGTGTTAAACTGTTACGCACAAATGGGCGAGCTTAACCGCATGACCCAGTTTAAAGATAAATCATCTAAGCATGCTAACAATGTAAACGTAGGTTTATTTTCGTACCCAGTATTGCAAGCAGCCGATATTTTATTGTATCAAGCTGATCAAGTGCCAGTAGGGGACGATCAAAAGCAGCACTTAGAGTTAACTCGAGATATAGCTACTCGCTTTAATAACTTGTACGGCGATGTATTTAAATTACCTGAGCCATATATTCCAGAATTTGGCGCACGCGTAATGAGCCTTCAAGATCCGCTTAAAAAGATGTCTAAGTCTGATGAAAACCCAAATAGTTACATCATGTTATTAGATGAACCTAAAAAGATTGAGAAAAAGCTTAAAAAAGCAGTAACCGATTCAGACGAGCAAGCACGTATTTACTTCGATCGTACAGAAAAGCCAGGTGTTTCTAACTTACTTACTTTATTAAGCGTAGCCACTAAGCGCTCAATTGAAGATTTAGTGCCAGAGTTTGAAGGTAAAATGTACGGCCACCTGAAAAAAGATACTGCCGATGCGGTAGTAAATATGATTGAGCCAATCCAAGCACGTTTTAAAGAGATCAGAGAAGATCAAAATCTACTTGATAGCATCATGAAATCAGGTGCTGAAAAGGCCAGTGTACGTGCAGAAAAAACCCTTAAATCAGTTTACGATGCGCTAGGGTTTATTCCTCGTACATAATTTGATTTAGTTTAAAGTAAAAATGCCGCTATATTTAGCGGCATTTTTTTATACAACACTTATCAGCATTAAAGATGCAAAGAAAAGTAGCAGTGACATGGCTAACTTATCTGTTTTATCCATTATTCAGCCTCTCTCGTAGTTGCAGCTACTACGTTATCAACTTCTAATAAGGAAACCGTATAACCTCGGTTTTCAAGCAATGTAAGTAAACTATCTTGGCCTGCCAGGTGGGCCACGCCGACAAGTATAAATTCGCTTTTATCGTTGCCAAACATCGCTTCTACTTTTGGTAGCCAGTTATTATTTCTATCGCTGATCAGTAGCTTATAGGAGTTAGGATCGGTTTTCTGCATTTCTTTTATGGCTACTTGATTTAGTGTGTTGGTATCACCTTCACGCCATGCAGATACAAGTTTTTTAAATATACCACCGTAGTTATTGAGTTGAGCTAAATTATATTTAATAAAATTACTTTCGTTGTTTTGCCCCATGGCTTTGAAAAGTTCTAGTTGAAACTCCATTGTTTCTAAGTAGCTTTTTGTTTTATTATCTTTAGTCGCTTTTTTAGCAAAGTATGCATCAACACCTTCACCTAATAAGTTTTGTTTTTGTAGCTCCATCGACATTAAAACAATGCTAACCATTGCAGGGCGAAAACTATCTAATTTTGTAAGGTTAGCCCCAAATTCGTTAAGTTTATTCTCAAGTGAAGCTTTAACTTGGGGGTCTAATTTTTGGCTCAATTTTTCGTTATTTGAATATGATAGCGCCTTTAGCATTTGCATTTGAGCCGTTGCATCTGATGGATCAGGGGCTGGTGCTTCTAAAAAAATAGTATCTGCTTGTGCATAGGCATGGCCAAACTCTGTAGGTAGGGGCATTTCTGACTTTGGTAAAATGTGTACAGTACCGCCAATAAATAATGAGTCATTCCCTTTACTTACTTGCCATACAGAGCTTTGAGCGTGCGCCGCAGAAGCTAGAAGGCTGCAGCTAAGTAAAACACTGGCTGAAACTATTTTTTTTGTGAAGCTTTTCATATCAATTCCTTAGTGTAATTGGTTAAGTCATTATTTTTAGTTAGATAATAGGGTACTTACATAGGCTGTAATTGATGACGTTACTTGTGACAGACTTTTATCAATCTGCGAATTGATTTTGCTCATAGATGAGTCGATATCAGCTGATATTCTTTCATCTATTTTAGAAAATAAGGTTTGGGTATCTATATTACTTTTTAAAGAGTTGCTGGTACCTACTGTGTTTGTACTTTGCTCTTTATTGTTAATAGACTGAGATGATATTGTAATTTCGCCAATCATGCACTGCTGTGTATTTAATTGAATTGTGTGTTGATTACTTTCAGCTGCAATTACAGAAGTTGCACCAAAGGTAGTTACTAATAGTAGAGTCGGTAGAGCTTTTTTAATTTTATTATTCATAATTAAACCTTTTTATATTTTAAAATGCAGCTAATCCAATATTAAAAATGATTTTTAGAAGCTGCTTGTTGATGACGGTTTAAATAATATTACTGAATTTGTTAAGAGTCGCTTATCTAGTTGTGAGCAATTAATTAGTAAGGTTTTATTGTAATAAAATCATTTTAAATTAAAGAGTTAACCTTAAACCTTATATTGGCATTATAATGTTTCAATATAGGTACTATAAAATATAAGGTGCATGTGGTAGTGTTTTAAAAAATAAAAATATCTAAAGACTATGAATTATCAAATCGGACCTTGGCAATTTATTAGTAATCGATGTGTGATTACTTCAAACAACTTAGAAAGGGAATTAGATCCACTCCTAGTTAAGCTCTTACTGCATTTTATAAGTAACCCACAACAAATAGTTTCTCGCCAAACGCTCATAGAATGTGTGTGGCAGCAAAGCTTTGTTGACGATAACGCGATTAACCGTGCAATTTCAGAGCTAAGAAAGCAGCTTGCTCATCCAATCCAAAAAGCACCACTTTTAAAAACGCATTACCGAAAGGGTTATAGCCTAACGGTTATTCCAGAGCGTATATCGCAAGTTAACGATGCTGATACCTCCTCACAAGTATTGAATGAGCCACCTGTTTTAAGTTCAAAAAATGAGGGTGCTGTAGAAGCAACTTCCACTCAATCTTTTAAAAAAAGCAGTTTAAAAAAGCCCATCTTTTATTCTTTATTAGCCGTTGTATGTTTATGTTTTTTTGCATGGCTAATATGGCTGTCTGTTAGCGCTCCTTCTAAAGATAAGGTTAAACAGATAACGGCAAATAAGGTGGCAAGTACATGGAATATAGGCAGTGAGGTTCACCCTGAATTATCCTCCGATAAACAGTTTTTAGCTTACACGAATGTAGAGCCAGAAAATGACGTAATGCATGCATTTGTAAAACGACTATCTGATCAAAGGGAAGTTGAAATTACTTATCCTGGCTTTCAGGTATCCATTTTATCGTGGCAGTTAAATCAGCACTCGGTATTATTACAAGCTACCAATTTAAAGCTGCAAAAGTGCGAAATGGTACTCGTTGATTTAAGCCAGTTTCCTGTTATAGGAGAGGCCACCTCAATTAAAGAGTGTGACCTTAGATACACAGGTTATGCGCAAGTAGACGAAAGTGGTGAGCATATTTATTACACCGAGTATAAAAATGAGCATGAGGGTTCAGGTTTATATAAATTCGATTTAGAACTTAAAAAAGAATTCATAGTGATCCCACCACCAGGGGTAATGTATGGCGTAATCATGCCGCGTTTATCCCAATCTGGTGATAAAATAGCGTATATACTTAGTCAAAAAGGTAAGCCTTTTTCTGTATTTAGCTACAACTTTGAGACCCATGAAACTAAGCGATTATTTAAAGCAAAGAAAAGCGTAATTAGCTTTGCGTTTGACTGGCTTCCTAACGGTAAAGGCATAATAGTATTTGAAGGCTCTGAGCTTTCTACCATTATGTTTGATGAAAAAAACATTGTTAAACACACGCTAACAGTAACCCCAAAAATAACCCCTTATTATATAACGGTTCACTCTGATAACAGCCTATTTTACTCGGAAAAAATGACACAAGCATACTCGCTTATTAAAGCTACAGACCCTTTTGGTGATAACCCTGAGTATGAAGCACTCTATAAAAGTGATAAAGACGAATACAACATTGCTGAAATAATTAATAAGGAAGGGACAGCCCATGTTTTTGTATCAGAGCGCTCTGGCAGCAGTCAATTGTGGCTCTCTCAAAATGGTCTTACAAAACAGCTTAGCTTTTTTAATTACGATGATGGTTCATCTGCTTTTGTTTTAGGAGGACTAAGAGCTTCTCCTAATAAGCAACGCATGATATTCATGAAAAACAAAGGTTTTTCACTTTATGACGTAAACGCTCAAAAATTTTATCCATTTGAAGAATTTAATAAGCATAAAATAGTAAGCTATATTTGGTCAAAAAATAACGACAGCATTATTTATGTTAAGCGACTTGGTTCAAAAAATATATTGGCAGAATTTAATTTAGTAACGCGCGATACACGTGTGATAGAAGGTATAAAAGCTAATAAACTCATTTCAGATAGTAAGGGTAACGGGTACGTAACCAATGATAATCAGTTAATTCGCCTTTCAGATAGGCAAAGCTGGGAATTACCTAAAAACGCCAAAAAGTCAGTTGCGTATGGAGTTAGCAAAGACTATTTCTATTATTCAGATTCTATTTCTAGAGTCGCTAGACTAAATTTACACGATCAAACTATACAAGATATACACGTGGACTTTCGACCTATTGGTTTTATGGTGAGCGAAAACAATGAAATATTGTTTACAGGGTCTAAGTATAAAGACATGCAAATAGTACAAATGAGTTGGGATGAATAGCGAGGTAATAAGGCAAAGCAGTATGCATAAAAAAGCACCAAACAGTTAAACTGCTTGGTGCTTTTTATAATTTATATTAAAGCAATGGCTTTAGGTAATGCCCAGTGTGCGAGCGCTCACATTCGGCTACTTCTTCAGGCGTGCCTGCAATGAGTATTTCACCGCCTCCAGCGCCCCCTTCAGGGCCTAAATCAACCACCCAGTCTGCGGTTTTAACCACATCTAAGTTATGCTCAATAACTACGATGGTATTACCATGATCGCGCAGGCGATGTAATACAACAAGCAGCTGTTCAATATCGGCAAAGTGAAGGCCGGTTGTGGGCTCATCAAGTATGTACAGTGTTTTACCTGTATCGCGTTTAGAAAGCTCACGGGCAAGTTTTACACGCTGAGCTTCACCACCAGAGAGCGTAGTAGCGGCTTGTCCTAAACGCACATACGATAAACCAACGTCCATGAGCGTTTTAAGTTTACGCGCTATTGCAGGTATTTTATCAAAGTAGTCGTGCGCGTCTTCAACGGTCATTTCGAGTACTTGATGAATATTTTTACCTTTGTATTGTACTTCTAGGGTTTCACGGTTATAGCGCTGCCCTTTACATACATCACACGGTACATATACATCAGGTAAAAAGTGCATTTCTACCTTAATTACGCCATCACCTTGGCAGGCTTCACAGCGTCCACCTTTAACGTTAAAGCTAAAGCGACCTACTTTGTACCCGCGAGAACGTGATTCTTGTGTTCCGGCAAATAACTCACGAATGCCCGTAAAAATACCGGTATACGTCGCAGGGTTTGAACGCGGTGTGCGACCAATTGGGCTTTGGTCAATATCAATTACTTTATCAAAATGATCAAGGCCACTAATTGATTTATACGGCGCAGCTTCTGCAGTGGTTGCGCCGTTTAATTCAGTATGCGCAAGTTTAAATAATGTATCGTTAATGAGTGTTGATTTACCAGAGCCAGATACACCGGTAATACACGTCATTAAACCAAACGGAATTTTTAAATCCACATTTTTAAGGTTGTTCCCTGTTGCGCCAAATAGCTCAAGCCATTTATCGCCGGTTGGGTTACGCTCTTTTGGCACTTCTATTTTGCGCACGCCTGATAAAAACTGGCCAGTTACAGAGTCTTTAGTGGCTAAAATATCGTCACGTGTACCTTGTGCAATAATATGGCCGCCGTGCACACCCGCACCTGGGCCAATATCAATAATATGATCGGCTGCGCGGATCGCGTCTTCATCGTGCTCAACAACAATAACTGTGTTACCTAAGTCGCGTAAATGCACCAATGTTTGTAATAAACGGTCGTTATCGCGCTGGTGTAAACCAATTGATGGCTCATCCAATACGTACATTACACCTACAAGGCCCGCACCAATCTGGCTGGCTAAACGAATACGCTGTGCTTCACCACCAGAGAGGGTATCGGCACTGCGCTCAAGTGATAAGTAATTAAGGCCAACATTAATTAAAAACGATAAACGGTCGCGAATTTCTTTTAGGATTTTTTCAGCTATTTGGGCTTTTTG harbors:
- a CDS encoding phosphoglycolate phosphatase; the encoded protein is MKYDVALFDLDGTLVDSVYDLYIAINLTLSDLAFPIVSQSLVESWVGNGVETLVMRALSGDMQISVHLDEALSNKAITLFYQHYEQQVGEYSVLYQHVETGLSALRGMPKALITNKARIFTEKLLDKLSLTSHFEVIVCGDDMAKKPSPEPLLFACNKLNVEPSKAIMIGDSKSDILAAHAAKIDVIALNYGYNQGEKLSDFNPQYLCDNFLDIIPTLTQH
- a CDS encoding TraB/GumN family protein, yielding MKSFTKKIVSASVLLSCSLLASAAHAQSSVWQVSKGNDSLFIGGTVHILPKSEMPLPTEFGHAYAQADTIFLEAPAPDPSDATAQMQMLKALSYSNNEKLSQKLDPQVKASLENKLNEFGANLTKLDSFRPAMVSIVLMSMELQKQNLLGEGVDAYFAKKATKDNKTKSYLETMEFQLELFKAMGQNNESNFIKYNLAQLNNYGGIFKKLVSAWREGDTNTLNQVAIKEMQKTDPNSYKLLISDRNNNWLPKVEAMFGNDKSEFILVGVAHLAGQDSLLTLLENRGYTVSLLEVDNVVAATTREAE
- a CDS encoding winged helix-turn-helix domain-containing protein, which produces MNYQIGPWQFISNRCVITSNNLERELDPLLVKLLLHFISNPQQIVSRQTLIECVWQQSFVDDNAINRAISELRKQLAHPIQKAPLLKTHYRKGYSLTVIPERISQVNDADTSSQVLNEPPVLSSKNEGAVEATSTQSFKKSSLKKPIFYSLLAVVCLCFFAWLIWLSVSAPSKDKVKQITANKVASTWNIGSEVHPELSSDKQFLAYTNVEPENDVMHAFVKRLSDQREVEITYPGFQVSILSWQLNQHSVLLQATNLKLQKCEMVLVDLSQFPVIGEATSIKECDLRYTGYAQVDESGEHIYYTEYKNEHEGSGLYKFDLELKKEFIVIPPPGVMYGVIMPRLSQSGDKIAYILSQKGKPFSVFSYNFETHETKRLFKAKKSVISFAFDWLPNGKGIIVFEGSELSTIMFDEKNIVKHTLTVTPKITPYYITVHSDNSLFYSEKMTQAYSLIKATDPFGDNPEYEALYKSDKDEYNIAEIINKEGTAHVFVSERSGSSQLWLSQNGLTKQLSFFNYDDGSSAFVLGGLRASPNKQRMIFMKNKGFSLYDVNAQKFYPFEEFNKHKIVSYIWSKNNDSIIYVKRLGSKNILAEFNLVTRDTRVIEGIKANKLISDSKGNGYVTNDNQLIRLSDRQSWELPKNAKKSVAYGVSKDYFYYSDSISRVARLNLHDQTIQDIHVDFRPIGFMVSENNEILFTGSKYKDMQIVQMSWDE
- the rpe gene encoding ribulose-phosphate 3-epimerase; translation: MLNPEQKYLIAPSILSADFAKLGEDVDKVLAAGADLVHFDVMDNHYVPNLTIGPMVCKALRDYGVTAPIDVHLMVKPVDSIIPLFAEAGASIITFHPEASEHIDRTIQLIKDHGCKAGLVFNPATSLSYLDHVIDKLDTILLMSVNPGFGGQSFIPHTLEKLAQAKQRISESGRDIRLEVDGGIKVDNIAAAAEAGADMFVAGSAIFNQPDYKVVIDQMREQLGSVK
- the trpS gene encoding tryptophan--tRNA ligase; its protein translation is MSKPVVLSGIQPTGGMTIGNYVGAINQWLKLQEDHESFFMLVDLHAITVRQEPELLRSRVLDGIALYAACGIDPEKSALFVQSQVPEHAQLAWVLNCYAQMGELNRMTQFKDKSSKHANNVNVGLFSYPVLQAADILLYQADQVPVGDDQKQHLELTRDIATRFNNLYGDVFKLPEPYIPEFGARVMSLQDPLKKMSKSDENPNSYIMLLDEPKKIEKKLKKAVTDSDEQARIYFDRTEKPGVSNLLTLLSVATKRSIEDLVPEFEGKMYGHLKKDTADAVVNMIEPIQARFKEIREDQNLLDSIMKSGAEKASVRAEKTLKSVYDALGFIPRT
- the aroB gene encoding 3-dehydroquinate synthase produces the protein MLELTVNLDERSYPIFIGQSALQDNGRLVHHIGDCRPIIITNDTVAPLYLQGLLDSLAELNPLSFIIPDGEQYKSLEWFEKISAFLLQNNCGRDTCLIALGGGVIGDLTGFVAACYQRGVPFIQIPTTVLSQVDSSVGGKTAVNHPLGKNMIGAFYQPQAVFIDTNTLHTLPMREFAAGMAEVIKYGLIYDTELFTYIEQNAANLKQLDEKCLQHIIFRCCEIKALIVAQDEKEHGLRALLNLGHTFAHAIEAQMGYGIWLHGEAVATGMVLAAKLAHTRGDLSQSEVNRVVTLLKLYDLPTETPNEMTSEQFLTHMRKDKKNKKGTIRFILPTQFGQCALVDDVSDDQVRALIEQ
- a CDS encoding DUF2970 domain-containing protein; the encoded protein is MLQLISAFQSVLAAFFGVQSEHKREADFKQHSPISIIIIAILLFIVFVIAIYAVVAWVLNT
- a CDS encoding Dam family site-specific DNA-(adenine-N6)-methyltransferase; translated protein: MQQKSRAFLKWAGGKYSLVEDINARLNKASKHADTLVEPFVGAGSVFLNSNFKHYILNDINADLINLYKELKNSPDEFISDAKKLFVDLNNHADAYYEYRVQFNQSSDVYERAMLFLYMNRHGYNGLCRYNLKGIFNVPFGKYKKPYFPEKEMYFFAEKAQKATFTCLGYDDVFKLVPSNSVIYCDPPYVPLSKTASFTSYAKGGFNLDDQANLANLAEQAAFENNTPVLISNHDTVWTRKIYSQASLDQIQVKRTISPKGGSRNKVDELMAMYLAPKQPPRKLR
- a CDS encoding AAA family ATPase, with translation MQAQILPSRAALVDRIALQFEYGQNLIVLLGTSGLGKSYMLETFITDKYNDFNKAFVHISAQTTDAQLMSDLLEQSFNSPLIDHTLSLSENYYQLLQQQPCGPCLWVLDGGRQLSDEMLVELELLSKNSPNTLYIMIASQSKLPISNAVEIYLEALTLRESKMLMQWYFTDLPYDEDPVFSTFLAEAHGNPSLLLAWQPSEHVAEVIVKDKVSWRLHLLILMLLIMLLIIGLLYKSDMTQWWQQYYQQAESQVLTTAIPVEQVKASVKNEQVISSPAPDQIVPEQSVSAEVHINDVPAIMQSLTTANKSLLNDTQSNEASNLNISESKTPIDEKVNAKEQPKVDLNSSWYSKQADTSLVIQLLAVTQQKVSDEFIAQHNLQEQTHTYQTIRNNKMWWVVTFGNFTSLNEAKSAMVSLPAEVRKNKPFYKKISKIKQEIALVDQ